The sequence TTTGTTTTCCAAACTTTTTTGTTTTGACTTAAAAGTTGTTTTCCAAACTTTGATTTAttactttttttgtttttttttttttaacaaatcttcttatttcataatttaattacaaaattaatgaaacaaaaataaattaaaaacaaaatcatGATTATCTTAATACGCTTCACGCTAGTTATTAttatgatgattattattaaggcaaattttaaaaataaataattataaaattctTTCTTAACAAATACTATTTTTATGGTGTTTGCAAGAAACATTAAACCTAAAAGTCACTGTTAATTTTATGCCGCCGACGCATTGAAACTCGTCCGTATTAAAGAGAAAGCGCAGGCTTGTTTGGTAATGGTGCACATTAAATCAGATTCTGCTTCCAAGGATACCAGTGGCTTCTTCAGCCCTTTAAATCCCATACAAGTTTAAGCAAGAAATATACAACAATGGATGAACCATGGCTGCCGATGGATGTTTTCATAGAAATTTTGATATTTCTCCCGGTGAAGTCGATACTCAAATTCAAGTGTGTTTCAAAAACTTGGCGAGATTTGATCAGCAGCCCTCTGTTCATGAATAGGCACTTGAAATGCCATAGGAAACACAGAGTCATGCTTGTGAAAGGTATGCTAAATCATGGAGAAGATGTAGATCATATGTTCTCCTTTCACGATCCGGATTTCCCCGAATTATTGGTCTCACCCCATCAGCCGATTCCAATTTTTGATGATTTGTACATCCCTTCAGGCGATCCCTCAGATACCCAAATTCACGGTCCTTGCAATGGTCTTGTCTGCATCGCTCTGGGAAAGAGTATTTTCTTGTGTAATCCGGCATTGCGTGAATTCAAACAGTTGCCACCTTTAAATTTTCCGGCGGGGAAGAGGGGCGAACCTTTAGGATTTGGATTTGGGTTCGACCAAATTGGTGGAGGTTACAAGTTTATCCAGATATGGGGACATGAAGTGCCAGATATCTTAGATTTATGGTATGGTTTAGGGGAGAATGGCATCAATGAAAACCAGGTTGATTTGTACGATTCGGCCTCCGATTCGTGGAAGCGAATAGACGCAAAAGTGCCTTATGTCAGTAATGAACCTAGTGTTGGAGTTTACACTAACGGAGCGATTCACTGGTATACATTCTCTGTTACCGGGAATTATCCGTGCATTCTCTGTTTCGACACGACTTCGGAGGCTTTTCGAGAGTTACACGTCCATGGTAACTTCCCTCCAGCTTATGAAAAGCGCCTGATAGGGTTAGATGGTAGCCTCGCCATGGTTTTGTGGAATTCTTCGATGCAAGAATTAAATAGTAATAGTTATATTGAGACTTGGGTAATGAAGGAATATGGAGTGAAAGAGTCGTGGACCAAACGGTTTTGTTTGAACACTTGCCATATTTATTTCCCTCTTTTGATTTGGAGGAACGAGTGGTTGGTGTTTGTTACCATTGATGGTCAACTTGCAGCTAGTTCAATCCGCGGAAACCAGTCCAATAAATTTGAGGTTTATGGATTCGAATTCTATCTTAGTGCAGTGGTGTACGAGGAGAGTTTGGTTAGCTTGATGGTATAATTTGAAGTGTTTCCAAAATGAGTGAGAACTTTGCCTATTTCTTTTCATGTATTGGTTTGTTTGGCCTCGATCTTTAAAAGTGTATGAACAGAGAAATGGATCCTTTTGGCTgacattttttgaaaattggttTTATTGCTCTTCTGTTTTGCACCCTTATTTTGCAATGTcgtgatttttcttattctgtTTAGATGTCTTTACATGTTATATCTTTCATAACAATCTCAGGAAAATTTAAACTGTTACACCCTAAAAGCTAAATCTATAGAGGATAAATTGCCCATCACTCCCTAAACACAAACTTACATCATTTTTAAATTCCTACTAAAATAAAACTTTTGTTTTTTACTTTTTGGAGAgagaaaattttgtttaaaaatttcccAAATACCcttatccattaaaaaaaaagtgagagacaatggaggaaaaaaaaagactaatttcaatagtatttatataaaaattcaaataaaaataaaagaaatgttGATACCGGAGAAAATATGTGTCTAGCAagtaaacatatatttttaaatcattattggaagaaatacgATAAGTGATTAACAGTTCGAATAAAAGATGGATCAATTATTATGCTTGATGCaatagcagaaaaattaaaaatagaaatagaaaaaacaaaatttataatatcAATCATATAGcaaaatagaatcaggaatgaatATTATGATTGTGAATAACTTTTTAATACAATATCTCGcgtttac comes from Henckelia pumila isolate YLH828 chromosome 4, ASM3356847v2, whole genome shotgun sequence and encodes:
- the LOC140867258 gene encoding F-box/kelch-repeat protein At3g06240-like; amino-acid sequence: MDEPWLPMDVFIEILIFLPVKSILKFKCVSKTWRDLISSPLFMNRHLKCHRKHRVMLVKGDPSDTQIHGPCNGLVCIALGKSIFLCNPALREFKQLPPLNFPAGKRGEPLGFGFGFDQIGGGYKFIQIWGHEVPDILDLWYGLGENGINENQVDLYDSASDSWKRIDAKVPYVSNEPSVGVYTNGAIHWYTFSVTGNYPCILCFDTTSEAFRELHVHGNFPPAYEKRLIGLDGSLAMVLWNSSMQELNSNSYIETWVMKEYGVKESWTKRFCLNTCHIYFPLLIWRNEWLVFVTIDGQLAASSIRGNQSNKFEVYGFEFYLSAVVYEESLVSLMV